A genomic window from Gemmatimonadota bacterium includes:
- a CDS encoding choice-of-anchor B family protein, with amino-acid sequence MTRPRLPFLLAAGTILLSASTARAQSFPGAPAALQAGFGASVEIAGADVLVGEAQNRIRSGLVYVYRKSGGAWTEQARLAASDAEGTDGFGAALAADGDLLAVTRLGGAGALYLFERDGSGTWGEAQKLTGSDAAEGDGFGASVALSGGHLLVGAPNQGMRRGAVYAFRRNADGAWTEVGKMAAADLRAADGFGTQVALHGDEAFVAAPLRDQQTGAVFRFRFQGNRWTEVGPLPLDGLERGVRFGNALSAGEDRLLVGAARAAGQMGAAFAFVRDADSGEWVPAAQLLPFLAGPRETFGSAVAYAGAQIWVGAPGAAGAQGAAYVYSRGPSGQFDQVSRLSPGVEGRTGFGGSLAVDGDLAAVGMTAADFGLGRVAVYERGADGVWQSETLMSEEENFDRVAGGQVDCAEGSATAFACTEVDLLSFVPVAELGGGRGVRLNDIWGWTDADTEREYAIVGRMDGTAFVDVTDPFNPVYLGNLPLTDGANPAAWRDMKVYRNHTFIVSDGAGSHGMQVFDLTRLRDFDGTPETFEADALYTDIHSAHNIVINEETGFAYSVGSSMGGETCGGGLHMIDVRDPKNPTFAGCFADAQTGRASTGYSHDAQCVVYRGPDAEHEGKEICFGANETALSIADVTDKSNPVALSRASYPNVGYSHQGWLTEDQRYFFMNDELDELQGAVEQTRTLIWDVSDLDDPQLVKEHFGTQKSSDHNLYIVGDRMYQSNYQSGLRVLDISDVENPVEVGYFDTVPYGTNDPGFGGSWSNYPFFKNGVVAVTSGAEGLFLVRPRGRAVF; translated from the coding sequence ATGACCAGACCCCGACTCCCCTTCCTGTTGGCGGCCGGGACGATCCTGCTGTCCGCTTCCACCGCCCGCGCGCAGAGCTTCCCGGGCGCCCCGGCGGCCCTCCAGGCCGGCTTCGGCGCGTCCGTCGAGATCGCCGGTGCGGACGTGCTGGTGGGCGAGGCCCAGAACCGCATCCGCTCGGGACTCGTCTACGTCTATCGCAAGAGCGGCGGGGCCTGGACGGAACAGGCGCGGCTCGCCGCGTCCGACGCGGAGGGGACCGACGGGTTCGGAGCGGCGCTCGCAGCGGACGGCGACCTGCTCGCGGTCACGCGGCTCGGCGGTGCCGGGGCGCTGTACCTGTTCGAGCGCGATGGGTCCGGCACCTGGGGGGAGGCGCAGAAGTTGACGGGCTCGGACGCCGCCGAAGGGGACGGCTTCGGAGCGTCGGTGGCGCTGTCGGGCGGACACCTGCTGGTCGGCGCTCCCAACCAGGGCATGCGACGCGGCGCGGTCTACGCATTCCGGCGGAACGCGGACGGGGCCTGGACCGAGGTGGGCAAGATGGCCGCGGCCGACCTGCGCGCCGCCGATGGGTTCGGGACCCAGGTGGCGCTGCACGGAGACGAGGCCTTCGTCGCCGCTCCCCTCCGCGATCAGCAGACGGGCGCGGTCTTCCGCTTCCGGTTCCAGGGCAACCGCTGGACCGAGGTCGGCCCGCTGCCGCTCGACGGGCTCGAGCGCGGCGTGCGCTTCGGCAACGCGCTGTCCGCCGGGGAGGACCGGCTGCTCGTCGGCGCGGCCCGCGCCGCAGGTCAGATGGGCGCGGCGTTCGCCTTCGTGCGCGACGCGGACAGCGGGGAGTGGGTACCGGCCGCGCAGCTCCTGCCGTTCCTGGCGGGGCCGCGCGAGACCTTCGGCTCGGCGGTCGCCTACGCCGGCGCGCAGATCTGGGTGGGCGCGCCCGGGGCGGCGGGCGCACAGGGCGCCGCCTACGTCTACAGCCGCGGGCCGTCGGGGCAGTTCGACCAGGTCTCGCGTCTGTCGCCGGGCGTCGAGGGGCGCACCGGCTTCGGCGGCTCGCTGGCGGTCGACGGCGACCTGGCTGCGGTCGGCATGACCGCCGCGGACTTCGGGCTGGGCCGCGTCGCGGTCTACGAGCGGGGCGCCGACGGGGTCTGGCAGAGCGAGACCCTGATGAGCGAAGAGGAGAACTTCGACCGGGTGGCCGGGGGCCAGGTGGATTGCGCGGAGGGCTCGGCCACGGCCTTCGCCTGCACCGAGGTGGATCTCCTGTCGTTCGTGCCGGTGGCCGAGCTGGGCGGCGGCCGCGGTGTGCGCCTGAACGACATCTGGGGCTGGACCGATGCGGACACCGAGCGCGAGTACGCCATCGTGGGCCGTATGGACGGCACCGCGTTCGTGGACGTCACCGATCCGTTCAACCCGGTCTACCTCGGCAACCTGCCGCTGACCGACGGCGCCAATCCCGCCGCCTGGCGGGACATGAAGGTGTACCGGAACCACACCTTCATCGTCTCGGACGGAGCCGGGAGCCACGGCATGCAGGTCTTCGACCTGACCCGCCTGCGGGACTTCGACGGCACGCCGGAGACCTTCGAGGCCGACGCGCTCTACACCGACATCCACAGCGCCCACAACATCGTCATCAACGAAGAGACCGGCTTCGCGTACAGCGTGGGCAGCAGCATGGGCGGGGAGACGTGCGGCGGAGGGCTGCACATGATCGACGTGCGCGACCCCAAGAACCCGACCTTCGCGGGGTGCTTCGCGGATGCGCAGACCGGCCGCGCGTCCACGGGCTACTCGCACGATGCGCAGTGTGTGGTCTACCGCGGCCCCGACGCGGAGCACGAAGGCAAGGAGATCTGCTTCGGCGCCAACGAGACGGCGCTCTCCATCGCCGACGTGACGGACAAGAGCAACCCGGTCGCCCTGTCGCGGGCCTCCTACCCGAACGTGGGCTACTCCCACCAGGGCTGGCTCACCGAGGATCAGCGCTACTTCTTCATGAACGACGAGCTCGACGAGCTCCAGGGTGCCGTCGAGCAGACGCGCACCTTGATCTGGGACGTCAGCGATCTGGACGACCCGCAACTGGTCAAGGAGCACTTCGGCACGCAGAAGTCCAGCGACCACAACCTCTACATCGTGGGCGACCGCATGTACCAGTCCAACTACCAGAGTGGACTGCGGGTGCTCGATATCAGCGACGTGGAGAACCCGGTCGAGGTCGGCTATTTCGACACGGTGCCCTACGGCACCAACGACCCCGGCTTCGGCGGCTCGTGGAGCAACTACCCGTTCTTCAAGAACGGGGTGGTGGCCGTCACCAGCGGTGCCGAGGGTCTGTTCCTGGTGCGTCCTCGCGGCCGCGCCGTGTTCTAG
- a CDS encoding alpha/beta fold hydrolase: MRPPTSGSPQRLILLHGFTQSARIWDPVRAALEPRESVALDLPGHGAGSDEGGSLAEGADRLAERGGTGTWVGYSMGGRYALHVALAHPGRVGGLVLVGAHPGLEDDAERARRRAADEALATRLEQIGVDAFLEEWLAQPLFAGLSAAARAPEARRGNRAAGLARALRDAGTGTQEPLWNRLPDLAMPVLYVVGERDGRYRAVGERVVEALGARGRLAVVPDAGHAAPFEQPDAFVTLLVRWLRETAAPPPS; the protein is encoded by the coding sequence ATGCGCCCTCCGACCTCCGGGTCCCCACAACGGCTGATCCTCCTCCACGGATTCACGCAGTCCGCCCGGATCTGGGATCCGGTGCGGGCGGCGCTGGAGCCGCGGGAGAGCGTCGCGCTCGATCTGCCGGGCCACGGAGCCGGTTCGGATGAAGGGGGCTCGCTGGCCGAAGGCGCCGACCGGCTGGCGGAGCGCGGGGGGACCGGGACCTGGGTCGGCTATTCGATGGGGGGCCGCTACGCCCTCCACGTCGCGCTGGCCCATCCCGGACGGGTGGGGGGGCTCGTGCTCGTGGGCGCGCATCCGGGCCTGGAGGACGACGCCGAGCGCGCCCGCCGCCGCGCGGCGGACGAGGCCCTGGCCACTCGCCTGGAGCAGATCGGCGTCGACGCTTTCCTGGAGGAGTGGCTGGCCCAGCCGCTGTTCGCCGGGTTGTCCGCCGCCGCCCGTGCCCCCGAGGCGCGCCGGGGGAATCGCGCCGCGGGGCTGGCGCGCGCGCTGCGGGACGCGGGCACCGGCACGCAGGAGCCATTGTGGAACCGGCTCCCGGACCTGGCGATGCCGGTCCTGTACGTCGTCGGCGAGCGGGACGGGCGCTACCGCGCGGTGGGGGAGCGCGTCGTGGAGGCCCTGGGGGCGCGCGGGCGCCTGGCGGTCGTGCCCGACGCCGGGCACGCGGCGCCCTTCGAGCAGCCGGATGCCTTCGTCACGCTGCTGGTCCGCTGGTTGCGCGAGACCGCGGCCCCACCGCCTTCGTGA
- a CDS encoding alpha/beta hydrolase has product MRRLLLAIALLTLPTLLDAQDHPAGDWTGTIEAGALRLRLVVHLTGTDGAWTGTMDSPDQGVDGLPLAEVQADGRGLTFTVPSIQGRYEGSWTDGGRRVQGTWSQGAASLPLTLERATGPVAREPRPQEPVGALPYEVSDVSFAGGAADVTLAGTLTLPPGSGPFPAVVLISGSGPQDRDETLLGHKPFLVLADHFTRAGIAVLRYDDRGVAGSTGTFAAATSEDFTEDAAAAVRFLAARPEIDPARIGLVGHSEGGLVAPLVETRHGGVAFLVLMAGPGLPGHEILELQTGLILEANGASAEQVAAAVARTRELDRMILEAGDDRGLETRLVARIEAMAQAMGRRERAAQGLTPEAIRAQARELAGPWFRFFLAYDPVPTLRAVDVPVLAVNGAKDLQVPSRANLDAIAEALLAGGNADVTTRVLPGLNHLFQTAGTGSPAEYTQIEETVAPAALELMTGWILERFGG; this is encoded by the coding sequence ATGCGCCGGCTGCTGCTCGCGATTGCACTCCTGACCCTGCCCACGCTCCTCGACGCCCAGGATCACCCCGCCGGTGACTGGACGGGGACGATCGAGGCCGGCGCCCTGCGCCTGCGCCTCGTGGTCCACCTCACGGGAACGGACGGCGCCTGGACCGGGACGATGGATAGCCCCGATCAGGGCGTGGACGGCCTTCCCCTGGCGGAGGTGCAGGCGGACGGCCGCGGGCTGACGTTCACGGTTCCCTCCATCCAGGGCCGCTACGAGGGGTCCTGGACCGATGGCGGGCGTCGGGTCCAGGGGACCTGGAGCCAGGGCGCGGCGTCGCTCCCGCTGACGCTGGAGCGCGCGACCGGCCCCGTGGCCCGGGAGCCCCGGCCCCAGGAGCCGGTGGGCGCGCTGCCCTACGAGGTCTCCGACGTGTCCTTCGCGGGTGGCGCGGCGGACGTCACCCTGGCCGGGACGCTCACCCTGCCCCCCGGCTCCGGTCCCTTCCCGGCGGTGGTGCTCATCAGCGGCTCGGGCCCGCAGGACCGGGACGAGACGCTCCTCGGCCACAAGCCGTTCCTCGTGCTCGCGGACCACTTCACCCGGGCGGGGATCGCCGTGCTGCGCTACGACGATCGCGGTGTGGCCGGCTCCACGGGCACCTTCGCTGCGGCCACCTCGGAAGACTTCACCGAGGACGCCGCCGCCGCCGTGCGCTTCCTGGCCGCCCGACCGGAGATCGATCCGGCACGCATCGGCCTGGTGGGGCACAGCGAAGGCGGGCTGGTGGCCCCTCTGGTGGAGACGCGCCACGGCGGCGTCGCCTTCCTGGTGTTGATGGCCGGTCCCGGTCTGCCCGGCCACGAGATCCTGGAGCTCCAGACCGGTCTGATCCTCGAAGCCAACGGGGCGTCCGCGGAGCAGGTGGCGGCGGCGGTGGCCCGGACGCGGGAGCTCGACCGCATGATCCTCGAGGCCGGGGACGATCGCGGGCTGGAGACCCGGCTCGTGGCCCGCATCGAAGCCATGGCACAGGCGATGGGCCGCCGTGAGCGCGCAGCGCAGGGCCTGACCCCGGAGGCCATCCGCGCCCAGGCGCGCGAGCTGGCGGGTCCCTGGTTCCGGTTCTTCCTCGCGTACGACCCCGTGCCCACGCTGCGCGCCGTGGACGTGCCGGTGCTGGCCGTCAACGGCGCCAAGGATCTGCAGGTCCCTTCACGGGCGAACCTGGACGCCATCGCCGAGGCGTTGCTGGCCGGCGGGAACGCGGACGTCACCACGCGGGTGCTCCCCGGGCTCAACCACCTGTTCCAGACGGCGGGCACCGGCTCGCCCGCAGAATACACGCAGATCGAGGAGACCGTGGCGCCGGCCGCGCTCGAGCTGATGACCGGCTGGATCCTGGAGCGCTTCGGGGGCTGA
- a CDS encoding patatin-like phospholipase family protein: protein MRGAHGSGLRPLRALARRTARAGSATLLLLAGTLLPLQAQTPPRARVALVLGGGGARGAAHIGVLRALERMRIPVDVVVGTSMGAVVGGLFAAGATATEIEREALSIHWGDVFRGSPPRADLNYRRRQDDRTLPVQLELGFRDGSLVLPRGLVTGQNLSTRFMALTLPLGPVQDFDSLPVPFRAVAVDIGTGETVALGSGSLSNAIRASVAIPGVFVPVEIDGHLLVDGGLRNNLPIDVALRFDPDVIIAVDVATPPMARENLATALDISQQAFRFPFQAMTAEQTALLRPGRDVLIRPQLDSVRFTSFEDAPAAITAGERATERAALRLRQWSLSEDAYRRWREDRTDPEPPATVPAFVHIDNRSRMASSTLRETLGIAAHRPLDIDALTRGIDRIYGMGWFESVRVRWAVEAADTGLVVDVVPEPWGPNYVRFGLGFADDLGGNSAFDVLVSYTASLLNGWGGEARADVSVGRRRRFGLELYQPLGARSRLFVSPRLEWFRDLEDVFDGQVRVGQLRRTRYGGALDAGLELGNWGELRAGWWLGRTELDRRTGPIDSLETSTRVSALHLRLGVDRLDDRAFPTRGEAYRVGVERPFRVLGGETEYTRLSFHALKALTNRAGTLVAHGRVATSFDAPLPYWDAFELGGFLDVSGLRNRQVVGSELARLALTGYRPVATVPTTLAGGRLFVGASFEAGNAWERTRDIALDDLRLGGTVFAGLETFLGPAWLGYGRADRGSGAWYLLLGRTF, encoded by the coding sequence ATGCGCGGCGCCCACGGGTCCGGTCTCCGGCCGCTCCGCGCGCTCGCGCGCCGCACCGCACGGGCGGGCTCCGCCACCCTGCTCCTCCTCGCGGGCACCCTGCTGCCCCTCCAGGCCCAGACCCCGCCCCGCGCGCGCGTCGCGCTCGTGCTGGGCGGCGGCGGCGCGCGCGGGGCCGCGCACATCGGGGTGCTGCGCGCGCTCGAGCGGATGCGCATCCCGGTGGATGTCGTCGTCGGCACCAGCATGGGTGCGGTCGTCGGCGGGCTCTTCGCCGCGGGTGCCACCGCCACCGAGATCGAGCGCGAAGCGCTCTCCATCCACTGGGGCGACGTCTTCCGTGGCAGCCCGCCCCGCGCCGACCTCAACTACCGCCGGCGGCAGGACGACCGCACGCTGCCCGTGCAGCTGGAGCTGGGCTTCCGCGACGGTTCCCTCGTGCTGCCGCGCGGCCTCGTGACGGGCCAGAACCTCAGCACCCGCTTCATGGCGCTCACACTCCCGCTCGGGCCGGTGCAGGACTTCGATTCCCTGCCCGTGCCGTTCCGCGCCGTCGCGGTGGACATCGGGACGGGCGAGACCGTCGCCCTGGGCAGCGGCAGCCTGTCGAACGCGATCCGCGCCAGCGTCGCCATCCCCGGCGTGTTCGTCCCGGTCGAGATCGACGGACACCTGCTGGTCGACGGAGGCCTGCGCAACAACCTTCCGATCGACGTTGCGCTGCGCTTCGACCCGGACGTGATCATCGCCGTGGATGTCGCGACCCCGCCCATGGCGCGGGAGAACCTGGCCACGGCGCTGGACATCTCGCAGCAGGCGTTCCGCTTCCCCTTCCAGGCCATGACGGCGGAGCAGACGGCGCTGCTGCGTCCGGGGCGCGACGTGTTGATCCGGCCCCAGCTCGACTCGGTGCGCTTCACGTCCTTCGAGGACGCGCCCGCCGCGATCACCGCGGGCGAGCGCGCGACCGAGCGGGCGGCCCTGCGCCTGCGGCAGTGGTCGCTCTCCGAAGACGCCTATCGCCGGTGGCGGGAGGACCGGACCGATCCCGAGCCGCCCGCGACCGTGCCCGCCTTCGTGCACATCGACAACCGATCGCGCATGGCGTCGTCGACGTTGCGCGAGACGCTGGGCATCGCCGCGCACCGGCCGCTGGACATCGACGCCCTCACGCGGGGCATCGACCGCATCTACGGCATGGGCTGGTTCGAGTCGGTCCGGGTCCGCTGGGCCGTGGAGGCCGCCGACACCGGCCTGGTGGTCGACGTGGTCCCGGAGCCGTGGGGACCCAACTATGTCCGGTTCGGCCTGGGGTTCGCCGACGACCTGGGTGGGAACTCGGCCTTCGACGTGCTGGTCAGCTACACCGCCTCGTTGCTGAACGGGTGGGGCGGCGAGGCCCGGGCGGATGTCTCGGTCGGGCGTCGACGTCGCTTCGGGCTCGAGCTCTACCAGCCCCTCGGTGCGCGCAGTCGGTTGTTCGTGTCGCCGCGTCTGGAGTGGTTCCGGGACCTCGAGGATGTCTTCGACGGGCAGGTCCGCGTGGGGCAGCTCCGGCGCACGCGCTACGGCGGCGCGCTGGACGCCGGGTTGGAGCTGGGCAACTGGGGGGAGCTGCGCGCCGGCTGGTGGCTGGGACGCACGGAGCTGGACCGCCGGACGGGGCCCATCGACTCGCTGGAGACGTCCACGCGGGTGAGCGCGCTGCACCTGCGGCTGGGCGTCGATCGGCTCGACGATCGCGCCTTCCCGACGCGCGGCGAGGCCTACCGTGTGGGGGTCGAGCGTCCCTTCCGCGTCCTGGGCGGTGAGACCGAGTACACGCGCCTTTCCTTCCATGCGCTGAAGGCGCTGACGAATCGCGCGGGCACGCTGGTGGCGCACGGGCGCGTCGCCACGTCCTTCGACGCGCCCCTGCCCTATTGGGACGCGTTCGAGCTGGGCGGCTTCCTGGACGTGTCCGGCCTGCGCAACCGCCAGGTCGTCGGGAGCGAGCTCGCGCGGCTGGCGCTGACGGGGTACCGCCCGGTCGCGACGGTCCCCACCACCCTGGCCGGAGGCCGCCTGTTCGTGGGTGCATCCTTCGAAGCCGGGAACGCGTGGGAGCGGACCCGGGACATCGCGCTGGACGATCTGCGCCTGGGCGGGACCGTCTTCGCGGGTCTGGAGACGTTCCTGGGACCGGCGTGGCTGGGCTACGGTCGGGCGGACCGCGGGAGCGGCGCGTGGTATCTGCTGCTCGGCCGCACGTTCTGA